From a region of the Streptomyces sp. NBC_01454 genome:
- a CDS encoding albusnodin/ikarugamycin family macrolactam cyclase, with amino-acid sequence MRWSAGWYGGTGHDRLPAGGRAVPGLDGAWAVGWPGARVRAVGQGPVALAVIGECGADKDQLERALPVARAKEWRALTRWPGSYLTIARSGEVLAVIGDLAGQHPVYWRTDGAGTWWSTSAAALAALDGAPPDPTALAAHLALAQPDVLGQWSLFRSVSRVPTGHLLLITPEGACAVRYEPAEYELVDLRDAAPTVRAALTEAVGTRCDGRPVSADLAGLDSTALACLAAQRGPVTAVTFADARLRDDDLAYAVRTAAAVPGLAHRTVPGSPDTVYYAGLEDLSALPVTDVPNAYVVTAAIKRTVLDTVAARQPAGVHLTGAAGDAVLSAPSAYLADLLRERQHRRAWQHAQAHARLRHTSALALLRRARPAARTGLAGAWRQTAAELRRPSRPWVPQAERPVAWTPLLATADWMSPDVRDRLASALDVAAELTDGPARLAAWADRQDLARVGSDTTGWRDIAFAGRGIEVAAPFLDNEVIRACLAVPADQRGAPGRYKPLLGEAFAQAGVLPPFVLSRVTKGGFNALAYAGLREHASVLRDLLGPSSRLAAAGLVTETPVTSMLQRAALGQPTAQGALHLAVAAEVWLRQLETAPAWWEVNSHVATA; translated from the coding sequence ATGAGGTGGAGCGCGGGATGGTACGGCGGCACCGGGCACGACCGGCTGCCAGCCGGGGGCCGGGCGGTGCCGGGTCTGGACGGAGCATGGGCGGTCGGGTGGCCGGGGGCACGGGTCCGCGCCGTGGGCCAAGGCCCCGTCGCGCTCGCGGTGATCGGCGAATGCGGAGCCGACAAAGACCAGTTGGAGCGTGCCCTGCCGGTGGCGCGGGCGAAAGAATGGCGAGCGCTGACCCGCTGGCCCGGCTCCTACCTGACGATCGCCCGCAGCGGCGAGGTGCTGGCGGTGATCGGTGACCTGGCCGGTCAGCACCCGGTGTACTGGCGGACCGACGGCGCCGGGACATGGTGGTCGACCTCCGCCGCAGCTTTAGCGGCGCTGGACGGGGCTCCGCCCGATCCCACTGCGCTGGCAGCCCACCTGGCCCTGGCCCAGCCGGATGTCCTGGGGCAGTGGAGCCTGTTCCGGTCGGTGAGCCGGGTGCCGACCGGGCACCTGCTGCTGATCACCCCGGAAGGCGCGTGCGCCGTTCGGTACGAGCCGGCCGAGTACGAGCTGGTGGATCTGCGCGATGCCGCGCCGACGGTGCGGGCCGCACTCACCGAGGCCGTCGGCACACGGTGTGACGGCCGGCCGGTCAGCGCGGATCTGGCGGGGCTGGACTCCACCGCTCTGGCCTGCCTGGCCGCCCAGCGCGGGCCAGTGACCGCGGTGACGTTCGCCGACGCACGCCTGCGGGACGACGACCTGGCCTACGCGGTCCGCACCGCGGCCGCGGTGCCGGGCCTCGCCCACCGTACGGTGCCCGGGAGCCCGGACACCGTCTACTACGCCGGCCTTGAGGACCTCTCGGCGCTGCCGGTCACCGACGTCCCGAACGCGTACGTGGTGACGGCCGCCATCAAGCGCACCGTCCTGGACACCGTCGCCGCACGTCAGCCCGCGGGCGTGCATCTGACCGGGGCGGCCGGGGACGCGGTACTGTCCGCGCCTTCGGCGTATCTGGCCGACCTGCTGCGCGAGCGGCAGCACCGCCGCGCCTGGCAACACGCGCAGGCCCACGCCCGGCTGCGGCACACCTCCGCCCTGGCCCTGCTGCGGCGGGCCCGCCCGGCAGCCCGTACGGGCCTGGCCGGGGCCTGGCGGCAGACAGCTGCCGAACTTCGGCGTCCTTCGCGCCCGTGGGTGCCGCAGGCAGAGCGGCCGGTGGCCTGGACGCCGCTGCTGGCAACCGCCGACTGGATGAGCCCCGATGTCCGCGACCGCCTCGCGAGCGCCCTCGATGTCGCCGCCGAACTGACCGACGGACCCGCCCGGCTGGCGGCATGGGCGGACCGCCAGGACCTCGCGCGGGTCGGGTCGGACACCACCGGATGGCGTGACATCGCGTTCGCCGGGCGCGGCATCGAGGTCGCCGCCCCGTTCCTGGACAACGAGGTCATCCGGGCCTGCCTGGCCGTGCCTGCCGATCAGCGCGGCGCCCCGGGCCGCTACAAACCGCTGCTGGGTGAAGCGTTCGCCCAGGCCGGCGTGCTGCCGCCCTTCGTTCTGTCGCGGGTGACGAAGGGCGGCTTCAACGCCCTCGCCTACGCCGGCCTGCGCGAACACGCCTCCGTGTTACGGGATTTGCTCGGCCCCTCCTCGCGGCTGGCCGCAGCCGGCCTGGTCACCGAGACGCCGGTGACCTCGATGCTCCAGCGGGCCGCGCTCGGACAGCCCACCGCCCAGGGCGCCCTGCACCTCGCTGTCGCCGCCGAAGTGTGGCTGCGGCAGCTGGAGACCGCCCCGGCCTGGTGGGAGGTGAACTCCCATGTGGCGACTGCGTGA
- a CDS encoding VanZ family protein, translated as MLEAVFKGHTAFTLTATAICLVFFMVVLLASKKRTDRPLSLALWCTSMLSVSLLTLWTTGGSQGSGRCVVNLKLLEPFGTEQGILNCLMFAPVGFMGVLVARRFLPPFACGVALSAVIETTQGALPAIGRACDTSDFVSNSTGSLLGAFIAFLIVRFQKSDAPPWRIRGLGAAITCVTFSVILGAVWVTSIQPHSVKATEAVGAAAGDQRNAVAKAVHEAFGNHYAVGNVQFSSSPDSDSGTVMASLPVGFVQINWPERNEITASLDMSNSGKPSGFPVPGAPAQVTNSMQAKQTATIYAEAHFPWAIRDSEIEISPVGDKAALGWLVSWRRHRDAVLMPMRLDVQIDRTGHVSQLSTRKASDVSVPPTHINKQKALKLAKSSVPGCQKVEVGELMAVQKGSNWHAVWRIMVTCERSSVLVHINASSGAVEMKEKHQNPA; from the coding sequence ATGCTTGAAGCCGTCTTCAAAGGCCATACAGCATTCACCCTTACCGCCACCGCTATTTGCCTGGTCTTCTTTATGGTGGTCCTTCTCGCCTCGAAGAAGAGAACGGATCGCCCGCTTTCACTGGCGCTCTGGTGCACTTCGATGCTGAGTGTGAGTCTCTTGACGCTGTGGACCACGGGCGGCAGCCAAGGGTCAGGCAGGTGCGTTGTAAATCTCAAGCTCCTCGAACCCTTCGGTACCGAGCAGGGCATATTGAACTGCCTCATGTTCGCGCCAGTGGGCTTCATGGGCGTACTCGTAGCGCGCAGGTTCCTTCCCCCCTTCGCCTGCGGAGTGGCCCTCTCAGCCGTGATCGAGACCACGCAAGGCGCGCTGCCCGCCATCGGAAGAGCATGCGACACCAGCGACTTCGTATCTAATTCTACTGGTAGCTTGCTGGGTGCGTTTATAGCGTTCCTTATCGTGCGATTTCAGAAAAGCGACGCGCCCCCCTGGCGAATTCGTGGCCTGGGGGCAGCAATCACGTGCGTGACCTTCTCTGTGATTCTTGGGGCAGTCTGGGTGACCTCTATCCAGCCGCATTCTGTGAAAGCTACTGAGGCGGTAGGGGCAGCGGCCGGCGATCAGCGCAATGCCGTTGCCAAGGCCGTCCACGAGGCATTCGGAAATCACTACGCGGTTGGCAACGTGCAATTCTCATCCTCCCCAGATTCTGACAGTGGAACTGTCATGGCGAGTCTGCCAGTGGGGTTCGTCCAAATAAATTGGCCAGAACGCAATGAGATCACGGCCAGCCTGGACATGTCGAACAGTGGGAAGCCGTCCGGTTTTCCAGTACCCGGAGCGCCAGCGCAGGTCACAAATTCGATGCAGGCGAAGCAGACTGCTACCATATACGCCGAGGCGCATTTCCCGTGGGCTATTCGAGACAGTGAAATCGAAATCTCGCCAGTCGGCGACAAGGCCGCCCTGGGCTGGCTCGTTAGTTGGCGGAGGCATCGAGATGCCGTACTCATGCCTATGCGACTGGACGTCCAGATCGATCGCACGGGGCACGTGTCTCAACTCTCGACGCGCAAAGCATCCGATGTCTCGGTCCCTCCCACTCACATCAACAAGCAAAAGGCACTCAAGCTCGCCAAGAGTTCTGTGCCAGGATGCCAAAAGGTCGAAGTGGGCGAATTGATGGCTGTGCAAAAAGGCTCGAACTGGCATGCCGTTTGGCGCATCATGGTCACCTGCGAGCGATCAAGCGTGCTCGTCCATATCAATGCATCTTCCGGCGCCGTGGAGATGAAGGAAAAGCACCAAAATCCGGCCTGA
- a CDS encoding lasso peptide biosynthesis B2 protein, with translation MTSMEAYSTIRIGTFLERCAAAAGLALALVLLRLPFRHTLRTVRWARRAGRRPLTAAQAEALVEAARHTSRLWPGRAACMETSLGAVLAAALLGRRLHWCVGVRFAPPPVEYHAWAELPEDGPVGEYTEAGWHHHTALTV, from the coding sequence ATGACGAGCATGGAGGCGTACTCCACCATCCGCATCGGCACCTTCCTCGAACGCTGCGCTGCAGCGGCCGGCCTCGCACTGGCCCTGGTGCTGCTGCGGCTGCCCTTCCGCCACACCCTCCGCACCGTGCGCTGGGCCCGGCGGGCAGGACGCCGCCCGCTGACCGCAGCGCAGGCGGAGGCTCTGGTCGAAGCGGCGCGGCACACCAGCCGGCTGTGGCCGGGACGCGCTGCCTGCATGGAGACCTCGCTCGGCGCGGTCCTGGCCGCCGCCCTTCTCGGGCGCCGCCTGCACTGGTGCGTGGGAGTGCGGTTCGCCCCGCCGCCGGTGGAATACCACGCCTGGGCCGAACTGCCCGAAGACGGCCCGGTGGGCGAGTACACCGAGGCCGGCTGGCACCACCACACCGCCCTGACGGTCTGA
- a CDS encoding PqqD family peptide modification chaperone — protein MWRLRESTHPVLTDEGGALLDERTGRWTHLTPTASAAVMLLLAGATEAEAARQYATRYGIGFEQAAADVRTVAAALTAQGLAATESPRRGRHWCRWWR, from the coding sequence ATGTGGCGACTGCGTGAGAGCACCCATCCGGTCCTCACCGACGAGGGCGGCGCCCTCCTGGACGAGCGCACCGGACGCTGGACGCACCTGACCCCGACCGCGTCCGCCGCCGTGATGCTCCTGCTGGCGGGCGCCACCGAAGCAGAGGCCGCCCGGCAGTACGCCACCCGCTACGGCATCGGCTTCGAGCAGGCCGCCGCAGACGTCCGTACTGTCGCCGCCGCGCTCACCGCGCAGGGCCTCGCCGCCACGGAATCTCCGCGCCGCGGTCGCCACTGGTGCAGGTGGTGGCGATGA
- a CDS encoding protein-L-isoaspartate(D-aspartate) O-methyltransferase produces MNTVALAAEQVPERHYTHHEGRGPTPHRSNPVVIHRELTTLDLRQHMRVAEYGTGSGYSGGLISQLVGPEGEVTSLDIDHYLTRWANVIHHERGLENIRCHTADGTAGFLERAPYDRVVAWCTPPLLPKAWTDQVADDGLIVAPLPIADVPNMTVVAKVRVRDGEPVVEAVFTGGYIEATASPKGDLDLPGRWVDWEHRVPGPSWISLAWRAQDDRLHTGARTALDRLLNAEHTEPYEGGDVDVDWPSWRTFAAALGNPQLTMAGLRPDLWAIGHSTNESAAVIQQDGVILADSSNSPSLFALRDWLTAWDKAGRPAPETYTPALVPAGDGQGPAGWHLRLSP; encoded by the coding sequence GTGAACACCGTCGCCTTGGCCGCCGAGCAAGTCCCCGAGCGCCACTACACCCACCACGAGGGCCGCGGGCCCACCCCGCACCGCTCCAACCCCGTCGTCATCCACCGCGAACTCACGACCCTCGACCTCCGACAGCACATGCGCGTCGCCGAGTACGGCACAGGCTCCGGCTACTCCGGCGGGCTCATCTCCCAACTCGTCGGCCCCGAAGGTGAAGTGACCAGCCTCGACATCGACCACTACCTGACCCGCTGGGCCAACGTCATCCACCACGAACGGGGCCTGGAGAACATCCGGTGCCACACTGCCGACGGCACAGCCGGCTTCCTTGAGCGAGCCCCGTACGACCGGGTGGTGGCCTGGTGCACCCCACCGCTGCTGCCGAAAGCATGGACGGACCAGGTCGCCGACGACGGACTGATCGTCGCGCCGCTGCCGATCGCCGACGTGCCCAACATGACGGTGGTCGCCAAGGTCCGCGTCCGCGACGGCGAGCCCGTGGTGGAGGCGGTGTTCACCGGGGGGTATATCGAGGCGACCGCCTCCCCCAAGGGCGACCTCGACCTTCCCGGCCGGTGGGTGGACTGGGAGCACCGCGTCCCCGGCCCCTCCTGGATCTCCCTCGCCTGGCGCGCACAGGACGACCGGCTGCACACCGGTGCCCGCACCGCCCTGGACAGGCTCCTGAACGCCGAGCACACCGAGCCGTACGAGGGCGGAGACGTTGACGTCGACTGGCCCAGCTGGCGCACCTTCGCCGCCGCCCTGGGCAACCCACAGCTCACGATGGCCGGGCTCCGACCGGACCTGTGGGCCATCGGCCACTCCACAAACGAGAGCGCCGCAGTGATCCAGCAGGACGGCGTGATCCTCGCCGACAGCTCGAACTCCCCCTCGCTTTTCGCCCTGCGGGACTGGCTCACAGCCTGGGACAAGGCCGGCCGCCCGGCCCCTGAGACCTATACCCCAGCCCTCGTCCCCGCAGGCGACGGCCAGGGCCCGGCTGGCTGGCACCTGCGCCTGTCCCCCTAA